From the genome of Cellvibrio japonicus Ueda107, one region includes:
- a CDS encoding TauD/TfdA family dioxygenase, with product MLISAPEAGMSLADATMEISMLAEQHLPLCGGLLMRGFDVGNINGFHTFAESFGHPLLSYEFGSTPRSNVAKGVYTSTEYPAHQSIPLHSEQAYTLSWPMKIWFYCVTSAPNGGETPIADNRLVYRSISSSIRERLSRHGLMYVRNYGGGLDVAWQNVFNTQDRQVVERYCRENAIEFAWKEDGELRTWQRCQAVAQHPHTKEWVWFNQAHLFHVSNLQAEVREALLDIVEEQDLPRNVYYGDGSPIEDSLLEEVRGVLDQSKVMFPWQSGDILMLDNMLASHAREPFSGNRKVVVAMAEAFNATMP from the coding sequence ATGTTGATATCAGCACCAGAGGCGGGCATGTCTCTTGCCGATGCAACCATGGAAATTTCAATGCTGGCCGAACAGCACCTTCCCCTGTGTGGTGGGTTGCTGATGCGTGGCTTTGATGTGGGTAACATTAATGGATTTCACACATTTGCCGAGAGCTTTGGCCATCCCTTATTGTCTTATGAGTTTGGCTCCACACCGCGTAGCAATGTGGCGAAGGGGGTTTATACCTCCACCGAATATCCTGCCCACCAGTCTATCCCTTTACACAGTGAACAGGCTTATACGCTCTCCTGGCCAATGAAAATATGGTTTTACTGTGTTACCAGTGCACCAAACGGCGGAGAAACCCCGATTGCCGATAACCGCTTGGTGTACCGTTCTATCAGTTCATCCATTCGCGAGCGCTTATCCCGCCATGGCTTAATGTATGTGCGCAATTACGGTGGCGGACTGGATGTGGCATGGCAAAACGTTTTTAACACCCAGGATCGTCAGGTTGTGGAACGCTATTGCCGTGAAAATGCCATTGAGTTTGCATGGAAAGAGGATGGCGAGCTGCGCACATGGCAGCGTTGCCAGGCTGTGGCACAGCATCCACACACAAAGGAATGGGTTTGGTTTAACCAGGCGCATTTATTCCATGTTTCCAACCTGCAAGCAGAAGTGCGCGAAGCATTACTCGATATTGTGGAGGAACAAGACCTTCCACGTAATGTTTATTATGGTGACGGCTCTCCTATAGAGGATTCACTGCTTGAAGAGGTTAGGGGAGTCCTGGACCAATCCAAGGTTATGTTTCCGTGGCAGTCAGGGGATATCCTGATGTTGGACAATATGTTGGCATCACATGCCAGAGAGCCTTTTAGTGGCAACAGGAAGGTGGTGGTGGCAATGGCAGAAGCCTTTAATGCCACTATGCCATGA
- a CDS encoding thioesterase II family protein yields the protein MNLFCLPYSGASASIYYQWQRELPHWLTVCPVELPGRGMRMDEPLQTNMAVLVEQLAEEMSQRIGNQPYAVFGHSLGAILAFELVRRLINIGATTPVTLFVSGTSAPTRRQRCVEQLSELTTTADVKSYLRKLGGMSEDVIDNEELMAMALPVICSDFELCKSYSYAPGLKRNLPCPLVVISGQDEDITSDELLAWQDEAGEYFYLSTFRGGHFFIHDSRDDVIRFVRNHLRPFWQKNNSKGIFTRSYTSLV from the coding sequence ATGAATCTTTTTTGCCTTCCTTATTCCGGCGCAAGTGCCTCCATCTATTATCAGTGGCAGCGAGAGCTGCCGCACTGGCTAACGGTCTGTCCTGTTGAACTGCCTGGCCGGGGAATGCGCATGGATGAGCCACTGCAAACCAATATGGCAGTATTGGTTGAGCAACTGGCGGAGGAGATGAGCCAGCGGATAGGCAACCAGCCATATGCTGTTTTTGGCCACAGTTTGGGGGCTATTTTGGCATTTGAGCTGGTACGACGCCTGATAAATATTGGGGCCACCACTCCCGTTACACTATTTGTCTCCGGCACATCGGCACCAACCCGTCGGCAACGTTGTGTTGAACAGCTAAGTGAGTTAACAACAACGGCTGATGTGAAATCCTATTTGCGAAAACTGGGTGGTATGTCAGAAGACGTTATTGATAATGAAGAGCTAATGGCTATGGCATTGCCCGTTATTTGCTCGGATTTCGAACTGTGCAAAAGCTATTCATACGCACCTGGCCTTAAAAGGAATTTACCCTGTCCACTGGTGGTGATCAGTGGTCAGGATGAAGACATTACCAGCGATGAATTACTGGCGTGGCAGGACGAGGCCGGGGAATACTTTTATCTGTCAACATTCAGGGGCGGGCATTTTTTCATTCACGACAGCAGGGATGATGTGATTCGGTTTGTGCGCAATCATCTCCGACCGTTTTGGCAAAAAAATAACAGTAAAGGAATTTTTACTCGTAGTTATACTTCTTTGGTGTGA
- a CDS encoding MbtH family protein, whose protein sequence is MTSVFDREDIIFQVVVNHEEQYSIWPDYKEIPKGWRKAGKSGYKKECLDYIEEVWTDMRPLSLRKAMEAQEKNAQNPSNKTPKEHAIPEVSEH, encoded by the coding sequence ATGACATCAGTGTTTGATCGTGAAGATATTATCTTTCAAGTGGTTGTAAACCACGAAGAGCAGTATTCCATTTGGCCAGATTATAAAGAAATCCCCAAAGGCTGGCGCAAGGCAGGAAAAAGTGGCTACAAAAAAGAATGCCTCGACTATATCGAAGAAGTCTGGACAGATATGCGCCCACTGAGTTTGCGCAAAGCGATGGAGGCTCAGGAAAAAAATGCCCAGAACCCGTCAAATAAAACGCCAAAAGAGCATGCAATTCCTGAAGTTTCCGAGCATTAA
- a CDS encoding aspartate aminotransferase family protein produces the protein MLLDEESLAHTFIDNDDPLYLIEDSPLLIRQKEKESNARSYPRRIPLALSKGNGIYVEDVEGRRFIDCLAGAGALVLGHNHPVVVEAMRRVLDDGLPLLTLDLTTPVKDKFIQDLFAILPASFRQQAKIQFCGPSGTDAVEAALKLVRTATGRSTILSFQGAYHGMSQGALSLMGNLGPKKPLAALLSNNVQFMPYPNHYRCPFGLGGEQGVNANLHYLESLFANPESGVSLPAGVIVEVIQGEGGVIPADIHWLKGLRRITSTYGVPLIVDEIQSGFARTGTMFAFEKADIIPDAIVLSKAIGGSLPLAVLVYNEQWDKWQPGAHAGTFRGNQMAMAAGSAVMEYLVRENMTTHATRMGMRLFQHFRALQIRYPQVGDVRGRGLMLGVEIVDPAGNPDACGNPPPSGSLAAVIQRECLVRGLIVEVGGRFGSVVRFLPPLIITDSEVDKIASIFSKAVEAAIKY, from the coding sequence ATGTTACTCGATGAAGAAAGTTTGGCTCATACTTTTATTGATAATGATGATCCGCTGTACCTGATTGAAGACTCCCCCTTGTTAATACGACAAAAAGAGAAAGAGTCCAATGCCCGCAGTTACCCTCGGCGTATTCCCCTGGCGTTGAGTAAAGGAAATGGCATTTATGTAGAGGATGTTGAAGGGCGGCGCTTTATTGATTGTCTGGCGGGTGCTGGGGCACTGGTACTGGGGCACAATCATCCGGTGGTAGTGGAAGCGATGCGTCGAGTTCTGGATGACGGCCTTCCATTACTGACACTGGATCTTACCACCCCGGTAAAAGATAAGTTTATACAGGATTTATTTGCGATATTACCCGCGTCATTCCGTCAGCAGGCAAAAATTCAATTCTGTGGCCCCAGTGGTACCGATGCGGTAGAGGCTGCCCTGAAGTTGGTACGCACGGCTACCGGGCGGAGTACTATTTTATCGTTCCAGGGGGCTTACCATGGTATGAGCCAGGGGGCGCTGAGTTTAATGGGCAACCTGGGTCCGAAAAAACCGCTCGCTGCGTTGTTAAGTAACAATGTGCAATTTATGCCTTACCCTAACCATTACCGCTGTCCATTCGGATTGGGCGGGGAGCAAGGTGTTAACGCCAACCTTCATTACCTGGAAAGTCTGTTTGCCAATCCCGAAAGTGGGGTATCACTTCCCGCAGGTGTGATTGTCGAAGTTATTCAAGGCGAAGGTGGGGTTATACCGGCCGATATTCACTGGCTAAAAGGATTACGGCGTATTACCAGTACCTATGGGGTACCACTCATTGTAGATGAAATCCAGAGTGGCTTTGCGCGCACCGGAACCATGTTTGCTTTTGAAAAAGCAGACATCATCCCGGATGCCATTGTACTTTCCAAAGCGATTGGGGGCAGTTTGCCACTGGCAGTATTGGTGTACAACGAGCAATGGGATAAGTGGCAACCGGGTGCCCATGCAGGTACTTTTCGCGGCAATCAAATGGCGATGGCTGCTGGATCCGCCGTCATGGAATACCTGGTGCGTGAAAACATGACCACTCATGCAACCAGGATGGGAATGCGTTTATTCCAACATTTCCGGGCACTGCAAATCCGTTATCCGCAAGTGGGGGATGTCCGTGGGCGCGGCTTAATGCTGGGCGTAGAAATCGTTGATCCTGCTGGGAATCCGGATGCTTGCGGAAACCCACCGCCATCAGGTTCACTCGCTGCCGTTATCCAACGGGAATGCCTGGTGCGCGGATTGATTGTGGAGGTGGGCGGACGCTTTGGCAGCGTAGTGCGTTTCCTGCCCCCCTTGATTATTACCGATAGTGAAGTAGATAAGATTGCATCAATTTTTTCAAAAGCTGTTGAGGCGGCCATAAAATACTAA
- a CDS encoding formylglycine-generating enzyme family protein, with protein MKKIFPVLITLLFMSPHAGIFAAEKFPRPGTLLKDCDVCPEIVVLPAGSYIMGTPDDEIGRQPDEGPQRTVTFAKPFAIGIYPVTAAEWDAFIQATNTPRRSGDTRPGRACTDGKPTYSYSARQPAVCMTFEDTENYVKWLTKKTGKTYRLPSEAEWEYAARAGSTGPFPFPFDEEGVYKINKNANTYGHADGYEYTSPVGSYPPNKFGLFDMHGNVHERLMDCVNDSYDNAPTDGSPWMEGDCDERIMRGNDWIEPPIFSRSGNRNSRPVGLVGDWLGLRVVREL; from the coding sequence ATGAAAAAAATATTTCCTGTTTTGATTACCCTGTTATTCATGTCACCTCATGCAGGCATTTTCGCTGCAGAAAAATTTCCCCGTCCGGGCACCTTACTCAAAGACTGTGATGTATGCCCGGAAATCGTCGTTCTTCCGGCGGGCAGTTATATTATGGGTACGCCTGACGATGAGATTGGTCGCCAACCTGACGAAGGTCCCCAGCGAACCGTTACATTCGCCAAGCCTTTTGCAATCGGTATTTATCCGGTAACAGCTGCTGAATGGGACGCCTTTATTCAGGCAACCAATACACCGCGCCGCAGTGGAGATACCCGCCCGGGGCGGGCGTGTACGGATGGCAAGCCAACCTATTCCTACAGTGCCCGGCAACCTGCGGTATGCATGACATTTGAGGATACTGAAAATTATGTGAAATGGCTGACCAAAAAAACGGGGAAGACCTATCGCCTGCCCAGTGAAGCAGAATGGGAATACGCTGCCAGGGCCGGGTCAACAGGCCCTTTTCCATTTCCCTTTGATGAAGAAGGGGTATACAAAATCAATAAAAATGCCAATACCTACGGTCATGCCGATGGCTATGAATACACGTCACCGGTAGGCAGTTATCCACCGAACAAGTTTGGGCTGTTTGATATGCATGGCAATGTGCATGAACGGCTCATGGATTGCGTTAACGATAGTTATGACAATGCACCAACAGATGGAAGTCCCTGGATGGAAGGGGATTGCGATGAGCGGATTATGCGAGGTAATGATTGGATTGAACCCCCAATATTTTCCCGCTCTGGAAATCGTAATAGTCGGCCTGTGGGATTGGTTGGGGATTGGTTAGGCCTTCGTGTAGTGCGTGAATTGTAA